A window of Armatimonadota bacterium contains these coding sequences:
- a CDS encoding SpoVR family protein → MREYETVIHRVEALARERGLTFDPVVFRMSEADEIAEVASMGLPNRFVHWYWGGAYKELSLQQSKAVLSILELVLNTRPSYAFLRRSNTYLQNVLVIAHVYGHADFFANNHWYQKSNKDMLNEAERHARMFRRHEATHGREQIQELLDACLTVATSVNAFERDPTRRRRRVVYVLEERAPLLPHEREILEAVRREAEYFDLVQRTHITNEGWATFVEAELLRELLGPREWSEVSVHLCNRPAPYMIGYALFRAVQRQAGPQRALAIRRFYEDVRFIDEVLDQDLVHRLDLFVYDPKDRSRNTDVDAVKEMLIQQKLGRGEPQIEVEDPAHPRDLTLAHVEDGKKLDPKRIALYLRAVHRLWRGPVRLRANGKVYTYDKRGLSTS, encoded by the coding sequence GTGCGGGAGTACGAGACGGTCATCCACCGCGTCGAGGCACTCGCGCGAGAGCGCGGCCTGACGTTCGATCCCGTCGTCTTCCGCATGAGCGAAGCCGACGAGATCGCCGAGGTCGCCAGCATGGGTCTGCCCAACCGGTTCGTCCACTGGTACTGGGGCGGCGCCTACAAGGAACTCTCGCTGCAGCAGAGCAAGGCGGTGCTCAGCATCCTCGAACTCGTCCTGAACACCCGTCCCTCCTACGCCTTCCTGCGCCGCTCCAACACGTATCTGCAGAACGTGCTGGTGATCGCGCACGTCTACGGCCACGCCGACTTCTTCGCGAACAATCACTGGTACCAGAAGTCCAACAAGGACATGCTCAACGAGGCCGAGCGGCACGCGCGGATGTTCCGCCGGCACGAGGCCACGCACGGACGGGAGCAGATCCAGGAGCTGCTGGACGCCTGCCTGACGGTCGCCACCAGCGTCAACGCCTTCGAGCGCGATCCCACACGGCGCCGGCGGCGTGTCGTCTACGTCCTCGAGGAGCGGGCGCCGCTGCTGCCGCACGAGCGCGAGATCCTGGAGGCGGTGCGGCGGGAGGCGGAGTACTTCGATCTGGTGCAGCGTACCCACATCACGAACGAGGGATGGGCGACGTTCGTCGAGGCGGAGCTGCTGCGCGAGCTGCTGGGTCCTCGGGAGTGGAGCGAGGTCTCCGTCCACCTGTGCAACCGGCCGGCGCCGTACATGATCGGCTACGCGCTGTTCCGCGCGGTGCAGCGGCAGGCGGGCCCCCAGCGCGCGCTGGCGATCCGGAGGTTCTACGAAGACGTCCGGTTCATCGACGAGGTCCTCGACCAGGACCTGGTCCACCGGCTCGACCTGTTCGTCTACGATCCCAAGGACCGCAGCCGCAACACCGACGTGGATGCGGTCAAGGAGATGCTCATCCAGCAGAAGCTGGGTCGGGGGGAACCGCAGATCGAGGTCGAGGACCCCGCCCACCCCCGGGACCTGACCCTGGCGCACGTCGAGGACGGCAAGAAGCTGGATCCAAAACGGATTGCGCTGTACCTCCGGGCGGTACACCGGCTGTGGCGCGGCCCGGTGCGGTTGCGGGCCAACGGCAAGGTCTACACGTACGACAAGCGCGGGCTGTCCACGTCCTGA
- a CDS encoding DUF444 family protein, translating into MRIHRGRIAQHEHDELLRAYLKQNLNELIQQKELVVDGKVKTQLATLDLPTLRYGDDEAFLAQGGGDGGGRGAADGVQALGGVLGGDHHGPETHVEVDFDEFVRLAQEVLLDEIRLPALHHTPRGGDVESEDMPELDDLDRIGLVADLNLEETMVTSLARNLREQGVADYDVDLRQDGWYFVEDPTLARNHRSLEVYVLDISGSMRGDYLSLVRKTIFLLWYALERRYPTNLRRYVVFQDVAEEKTREEFFSVESSGGTHISAGFEKAMELLDGAGEYDKYLFLFTDGETSSGDFDLAKRRYEEALARFDLVCYGHVNPGGRGIGGFSEYAQETAGRRPGATFANLVDLETVRQAISDFLSCVDRPEGGARCGSTRRSSTASRHSRESAA; encoded by the coding sequence ATGAGGATCCACCGCGGGCGCATCGCGCAGCACGAGCACGACGAGCTGCTGCGCGCCTACCTCAAGCAGAACCTGAACGAGCTCATCCAGCAGAAGGAACTCGTGGTCGACGGCAAGGTGAAGACGCAACTCGCCACCCTGGACCTGCCGACGCTGCGCTACGGAGACGACGAAGCCTTCCTGGCCCAGGGCGGGGGCGACGGCGGCGGACGGGGGGCCGCCGACGGGGTGCAGGCGCTGGGGGGAGTGTTGGGCGGCGATCACCACGGACCGGAGACGCACGTGGAGGTCGACTTCGACGAGTTCGTGCGTCTGGCCCAGGAGGTCCTGCTGGACGAGATCCGCCTGCCCGCGCTGCACCACACGCCGCGCGGCGGGGACGTCGAGAGCGAGGACATGCCGGAACTGGACGATCTCGACCGGATCGGGCTCGTCGCCGATCTGAACCTCGAGGAGACGATGGTCACCAGCCTGGCGCGCAACCTCCGGGAGCAGGGTGTGGCCGACTACGATGTGGACCTGCGCCAGGACGGCTGGTACTTCGTCGAGGACCCCACCCTGGCGCGCAACCACCGATCGCTGGAGGTCTACGTCCTGGACATCTCCGGATCGATGCGCGGCGATTACCTCTCGCTGGTCCGCAAGACGATCTTTTTGCTCTGGTACGCGCTGGAGCGGCGCTACCCCACCAACCTGCGCCGGTACGTGGTCTTCCAGGACGTCGCCGAAGAGAAGACGCGCGAGGAGTTCTTCTCGGTGGAATCCAGCGGGGGCACGCACATCTCGGCCGGGTTCGAGAAGGCGATGGAGCTGCTGGACGGCGCGGGCGAGTACGACAAGTACTTGTTCCTGTTCACAGACGGCGAGACCAGCAGCGGCGACTTCGATCTGGCCAAGCGGCGCTACGAAGAGGCGCTGGCCCGGTTCGACCTGGTCTGCTACGGCCATGTCAACCCCGGCGGACGCGGCATCGGCGGTTTCAGCGAGTACGCGCAGGAGACGGCCGGACGCCGACCGGGGGCGACGTTCGCGAACCTCGTGGATCTGGAGACGGTCCGGCAGGCGATCTCCGACTTCCTGTCCTGCGTCGACCGGCCGGAGGGCGGTGCGCGGTGCGGGAGTACGAGACGGTCATCCACCGCGTCGAGGCACTCGCGCGAGAGCGCGGCCTGA
- a CDS encoding chlorite dismutase family protein: MPHACGGAIGRYGEETSPQGTQRRVEGGNRRAAVVVHFARSNREVLMGDPNVHGFLYFRIPPGYRTSQEAERVRRAVELAEETPSVAGVYAYSLVGLRADAELGLWIAAAGVESYQAAARCLLRTHMEWAASLWGTVRPSPYTGRSGTSVRVPGPRKRYLVVYPFSKTHEWYQLSAERRRAVMLEHARVGHAFEGIEQLLLYCTGVADWEFVVGYETDDLERFSDLVVALRSTAARPYTLRDTPMFTGRHGPLDEVVGEVFALGG; encoded by the coding sequence ATGCCGCACGCCTGTGGAGGCGCGATCGGGCGCTACGGGGAGGAGACCTCGCCGCAGGGGACGCAGCGCCGCGTCGAGGGCGGGAATCGGCGCGCAGCGGTTGTGGTACACTTTGCGCGGAGCAACCGTGAGGTGCTTATGGGCGACCCGAACGTCCACGGTTTTCTGTACTTCCGCATACCCCCTGGCTACCGCACGTCGCAGGAAGCCGAGCGCGTTCGACGGGCGGTCGAACTCGCGGAGGAGACGCCGAGCGTCGCGGGAGTGTACGCCTACAGTCTCGTGGGTCTTCGCGCCGATGCCGAGCTGGGGTTGTGGATCGCGGCAGCGGGCGTGGAGTCCTACCAGGCGGCGGCCCGATGTCTTCTGCGCACGCACATGGAGTGGGCGGCCAGCCTGTGGGGGACGGTGCGCCCCTCGCCGTACACCGGTCGCAGCGGCACCAGCGTGCGCGTCCCGGGCCCGCGCAAGCGGTATCTGGTCGTGTATCCGTTCAGCAAGACCCACGAGTGGTACCAGCTGTCGGCGGAGCGGCGGCGGGCGGTCATGCTGGAACACGCCCGCGTCGGGCACGCCTTCGAGGGGATCGAGCAGCTCCTCCTGTACTGCACCGGCGTGGCGGACTGGGAGTTCGTCGTCGGCTACGAGACCGATGACCTCGAGCGCTTCTCCGATCTGGTGGTTGCGCTGCGATCCACCGCCGCACGCCCCTACACGCTGCGGGACACGCCGATGTTCACGGGCCGGCACGGCCCCCTCGACGAGGTGGTCGGCGAGGTCTTCGCCCTGGGCGGCTGA
- a CDS encoding pyridoxamine 5'-phosphate oxidase family protein: MRADQAAEPISVAGPSRGMSVADPRRAAEVFWRLLEENRIMTLATASGEGPWAAPVLYAWEAGPVLYFMSRLGTRHVQDALVTGRAAAAIHPNETRPLRGIQLAGSVERLRGERARHAIDLYLDRFPAARGRFPVEDVLAERGDIRFFALRPDRAFVLSEADFGWGVREEVRFDG; encoded by the coding sequence ATGCGCGCGGACCAAGCCGCCGAACCGATCTCCGTGGCGGGCCCGTCGCGGGGCATGTCCGTTGCGGACCCGCGCCGCGCCGCCGAGGTGTTCTGGCGCTTGCTGGAAGAGAACCGGATCATGACGCTGGCGACCGCTTCGGGGGAAGGCCCGTGGGCCGCGCCGGTGCTGTACGCGTGGGAGGCGGGCCCCGTGCTGTACTTCATGTCGCGGCTGGGGACGCGCCACGTGCAGGATGCCCTGGTGACCGGGAGGGCGGCTGCGGCGATCCACCCGAACGAAACGCGGCCGCTGCGGGGCATCCAGCTGGCGGGCTCGGTGGAGAGGCTGCGCGGCGAGCGCGCACGCCATGCGATCGACCTGTACCTGGACCGTTTCCCGGCCGCGCGGGGACGCTTCCCGGTCGAAGACGTGCTCGCCGAGCGCGGCGACATCCGCTTCTTCGCGTTGCGGCCCGACCGGGCGTTCGTGCTGTCGGAGGCGGACTTCGGGTGGGGTGTGCGGGAGGAAGTGCGCTTCGACGGCTGA
- the hemE gene encoding uroporphyrinogen decarboxylase has protein sequence MSEPAASGPTAEHHATTVSFRDRILRAARRQPVDTTPVWFMRQAGRYLPEYRALRERYTMEDLCRHPDLATEVTLQPLRRLDVDAAIVFSDLLVPLWGMGLGFHVVEGQGPVLQRSLSADELASLPAIDLGALEFTFQAIRTLRRELDRPLIGFAGAPFTFAAYLIEGQPSRDWTQTRAFIHAQPDAWERLMARLAESLGAYLRAQVEAGAHLVQVFDSWAGAVSARTFRRAVAPHLHRMLDAVGPRAPRIYFATGNAHLLREVAGLPAEVIGVDWRVGLPDAAAVLGAGRALQGNLDPALLSAPVARLRTEAERVVDEGASLPGHIFNLGHGVPPHTDPDRLRRLVDWVHERGRRTPGGG, from the coding sequence GTGAGCGAGCCTGCGGCCTCCGGCCCGACCGCCGAGCACCACGCCACGACGGTGTCCTTTCGGGACCGCATCCTGCGCGCCGCCCGCCGCCAGCCCGTGGACACCACGCCGGTTTGGTTCATGCGCCAGGCCGGCCGCTACCTACCGGAGTACCGGGCGCTGCGCGAGCGTTACACCATGGAAGACCTCTGCCGCCATCCGGACCTGGCAACCGAGGTCACCCTCCAACCGCTTCGGCGCCTGGACGTGGACGCCGCGATCGTGTTCAGCGATCTGTTGGTGCCGCTGTGGGGCATGGGCCTGGGGTTCCACGTCGTAGAGGGGCAAGGACCCGTGCTGCAGCGGTCGCTGTCGGCGGACGAATTGGCCTCGCTGCCGGCGATCGACCTGGGCGCGCTGGAGTTCACCTTCCAGGCGATCCGCACGCTTCGGCGCGAACTGGACCGCCCCCTGATCGGTTTCGCCGGCGCGCCGTTCACCTTCGCTGCCTACCTGATCGAGGGCCAACCTTCGCGGGACTGGACGCAGACACGCGCGTTCATCCACGCGCAGCCCGATGCGTGGGAGCGATTGATGGCGCGACTGGCGGAAAGCCTGGGTGCCTACCTGCGGGCGCAGGTTGAAGCCGGCGCGCACCTCGTGCAGGTCTTCGACTCCTGGGCTGGAGCGGTGTCCGCGCGGACCTTCCGCCGCGCGGTGGCGCCCCACCTGCACCGGATGCTCGACGCCGTGGGCCCCCGGGCGCCGCGCATCTACTTCGCCACCGGAAACGCCCACCTGCTGCGCGAGGTCGCCGGCCTGCCAGCCGAGGTGATCGGCGTGGACTGGCGCGTGGGGCTCCCCGACGCCGCGGCTGTGCTGGGCGCAGGGCGCGCGCTGCAGGGGAATTTGGATCCTGCGCTGCTGTCGGCCCCAGTCGCCAGGCTGCGGACCGAAGCCGAGCGCGTCGTCGACGAGGGCGCATCCCTCCCCGGCCACATCTTCAACCTCGGGCACGGCGTGCCCCCGCACACCGACCCGGACCGGTTGAGGCGTCTGGTGGACTGGGTCCACGAGCGCGGCCGGCGTACGCCGGGAGGTGGATAG
- the hemH gene encoding ferrochelatase, whose translation MDAPIAVLLMAYGTPRSLEEVEAYFTHIRRGRRPSSSELEDLRERYRRIGGASPLREITEAQARGLQAALDRRAPGRYRVYLAMKHAPPFVAEVTRAILDDGLLRIIAMVLAPHESRMIIDEYLEYAHPVLADRPDVRLHAVRGWHLNPRYLHAVEARIRRGLDTFPQPQNAFVVFTAHSLPERILEWDDPYPVRLEETARALATRLGLRHWRLAYQSAGHTPFRWLGPDVLEVLLQLRRGGFDQVLVVPIGFVSDHLEVLYDIDVEAQQAAGEQGLVLRRTDSLNADPEFLEGLADEVEAVR comes from the coding sequence ATGGACGCGCCGATTGCGGTGCTCCTCATGGCCTACGGCACGCCCCGGAGCCTGGAGGAGGTGGAGGCGTACTTCACCCACATCCGCCGCGGCCGCCGACCCTCGTCCTCCGAACTCGAAGACCTCCGGGAGCGCTACCGGCGGATCGGGGGGGCCTCGCCGCTGCGCGAGATCACCGAGGCGCAGGCGCGTGGGCTGCAGGCGGCCCTCGACCGGCGTGCGCCCGGCCGGTACCGCGTCTATCTGGCCATGAAGCATGCGCCGCCGTTCGTCGCCGAGGTGACCCGCGCGATCCTCGACGACGGCCTCTTGCGGATCATCGCGATGGTGCTGGCGCCGCACGAGTCGCGCATGATCATCGACGAGTACTTGGAGTACGCGCATCCCGTGCTCGCCGATCGGCCCGACGTCCGCCTGCACGCCGTGCGCGGCTGGCACCTCAATCCGCGCTACCTCCACGCCGTCGAGGCGCGGATCCGGCGCGGGCTGGACACCTTCCCGCAACCGCAAAATGCGTTCGTGGTGTTCACCGCGCACAGCCTGCCCGAACGCATTTTGGAGTGGGACGACCCCTATCCAGTTCGGCTGGAGGAGACAGCCCGCGCGCTGGCGACCCGCCTGGGTCTGCGCCACTGGCGACTGGCCTACCAGAGCGCCGGCCACACCCCGTTCCGATGGCTGGGGCCGGACGTCTTGGAGGTGTTGTTGCAGCTGCGCCGCGGCGGCTTCGATCAGGTGCTCGTTGTGCCGATCGGTTTCGTCTCCGATCACCTGGAGGTGCTGTACGACATCGACGTCGAGGCGCAGCAGGCAGCCGGCGAGCAGGGGCTGGTGCTGCGTCGCACCGACTCGCTCAACGCCGACCCGGAGTTCCTCGAGGGCCTGGCGGACGAGGTGGAGGCTGTCCGCTGA
- a CDS encoding metallopeptidase family protein, which translates to MRISRRRFEEVVEQALRAVPAELRRAVENVEIVVEDWPTEEQLGSVGLAEGDSLFGLYEGVPLPERGLDPPLLPDRITLFQGPLEAACDTDDELREEIRRTLVHELAHYFGFDEDRIEELGYG; encoded by the coding sequence ATGCGCATCAGCCGCCGCCGCTTCGAAGAAGTCGTCGAGCAGGCCCTGCGTGCCGTCCCGGCGGAACTGCGCCGCGCCGTCGAGAACGTCGAGATCGTCGTCGAGGACTGGCCCACCGAAGAGCAGCTGGGGTCGGTCGGTCTGGCCGAGGGGGACTCGCTGTTCGGCCTGTACGAGGGCGTGCCGCTGCCGGAGCGGGGGCTGGACCCTCCGCTGCTGCCCGACCGCATCACCCTCTTCCAGGGACCGCTGGAAGCCGCCTGCGACACCGACGACGAGCTGCGTGAAGAGATCCGCCGCACGCTCGTCCATGAGCTCGCCCACTACTTCGGCTTCGACGAGGACCGGATCGAAGAACTGGGCTACGGGTAG
- a CDS encoding response regulator transcription factor, which yields MPLPVGDPMLRVHVFSPHGTIATALVHLLESMGHRAFVSPKEEADVAVWDLTSLADGYPSPPAMPTLALTQGDDREVARLLRMGYRGYLRAGSDGGVLGRAVAAVARGEVWAERRILTSRWAARPHAVTPREREVLALIVKGMGNRAIARQLGVSEKTVKTHVSSLLAKCGARSRLELVVHSHELLSNGDARAG from the coding sequence GTGCCGCTGCCTGTCGGGGACCCGATGCTCAGGGTACACGTCTTCTCGCCCCACGGGACGATCGCCACGGCCCTCGTGCACCTGCTCGAATCGATGGGCCACCGCGCGTTCGTCTCGCCCAAGGAAGAGGCCGACGTCGCCGTATGGGACCTCACGTCGCTGGCAGACGGTTATCCGTCTCCCCCGGCGATGCCCACGCTGGCGCTGACGCAGGGCGACGACAGGGAGGTGGCCCGGCTGCTGCGCATGGGTTATCGAGGGTACCTGCGGGCGGGTTCCGACGGCGGCGTGCTGGGGCGGGCGGTGGCCGCGGTGGCACGGGGCGAGGTCTGGGCCGAGCGCCGGATCTTGACCTCCCGCTGGGCGGCCAGGCCGCACGCCGTCACGCCCCGTGAGCGGGAAGTGCTGGCGCTGATCGTCAAGGGGATGGGCAACCGCGCGATCGCCCGACAGCTCGGGGTGTCCGAGAAGACCGTCAAGACCCACGTCTCGTCGCTGCTGGCCAAGTGTGGAGCCCGCAGCCGCCTCGAACTGGTCGTGCACTCCCACGAACTGTTGTCCAATGGAGACGCCCGCGCGGGTTGA
- a CDS encoding PxKF domain-containing protein: MRRRTGPLLAAVVALIVGIPPLARADVVYNTLSSTAGASVTIPAGGSAVVGYYIQPTNTPPGDVSGCNATGSAPATVTLSVPSGVTANQTSLVFTGCAGAPPQSIGAPNVLAVTFSSSMPGSYTISIASVTGGRSGSLWDTSNATFTLVVTASVRPTQTAVVCVPNPVPVNAPTTCTATVTDTGSGTPTTPAGTVNWTGGAGSFSSTACTLSGSGNAASCQVTYTPNPGSVGAHSITATYAGDANHSGSSGNFSLTVAQRETSTAVACVPAAVFVNGNTTCTATVTDTSAGTAITPTGTVTFTSSLPGAFTGNPCTLSGSGNSASCQVSFNATAVGSHQINGTYSGDINHTGSGGSAALSVTYNFVGFLPPIMFTNPSPGFNAVRAGSTVPVKWRLLDANGAYVSALSAVVSIQVVPIHCTSEAEAGVPEEATATGGTSLRYDSTENQYVFNWQTQRDWGNHCYRLLLNLDDGKTHSADFRLR, from the coding sequence TTGAGGCGGCGCACGGGTCCTCTGCTGGCCGCCGTCGTCGCGTTGATCGTCGGGATCCCTCCGCTGGCGCGCGCCGACGTCGTCTACAACACCCTATCGAGCACGGCAGGCGCCAGCGTGACCATCCCAGCCGGGGGTTCGGCCGTGGTCGGGTACTACATCCAACCGACTAACACCCCACCCGGAGATGTCAGTGGCTGCAACGCCACCGGCAGCGCCCCCGCCACAGTGACTCTCTCGGTGCCCAGCGGCGTAACGGCAAATCAGACCTCGCTTGTGTTTACGGGCTGCGCCGGCGCCCCGCCGCAGTCCATCGGTGCCCCCAACGTGCTGGCCGTCACCTTCTCTTCCAGTATGCCGGGAAGCTACACCATTTCGATTGCCAGCGTGACCGGCGGAAGATCGGGCAGCCTGTGGGATACCTCCAACGCGACCTTCACGCTCGTCGTGACTGCGTCCGTGAGGCCCACGCAGACCGCCGTGGTCTGCGTACCCAACCCCGTTCCCGTGAACGCACCGACGACGTGTACGGCCACCGTGACGGATACGGGCTCGGGCACGCCCACGACTCCGGCCGGCACGGTCAACTGGACGGGCGGAGCAGGATCCTTCAGCAGCACGGCGTGCACGCTGAGCGGTTCCGGCAACGCCGCCAGCTGCCAGGTCACCTACACGCCCAACCCGGGCTCGGTCGGCGCCCACAGCATCACCGCCACCTACGCGGGCGACGCCAACCACTCCGGCAGCAGCGGCAACTTCTCGCTGACGGTCGCCCAGCGTGAGACCTCCACGGCCGTGGCCTGCGTTCCTGCGGCGGTCTTCGTAAACGGGAACACGACATGCACGGCGACGGTTACGGACACAAGTGCCGGCACGGCGATCACCCCGACCGGCACGGTCACGTTCACCAGCAGCCTGCCCGGCGCCTTCACCGGGAACCCCTGTACCCTGAGCGGCTCGGGGAACTCGGCCAGCTGCCAGGTCAGCTTCAACGCGACCGCCGTAGGGTCGCACCAGATCAACGGAACCTACAGCGGTGACATCAACCATACGGGCAGCGGGGGAAGCGCTGCGCTGTCGGTGACCTACAACTTCGTCGGGTTCCTGCCGCCGATCATGTTCACGAACCCGTCCCCCGGCTTTAACGCCGTCCGGGCCGGGTCCACGGTGCCCGTCAAGTGGCGGCTGCTGGACGCGAACGGAGCATACGTCAGCGCGTTGAGCGCGGTGGTGTCGATCCAGGTCGTCCCCATCCACTGTACCAGCGAGGCGGAGGCCGGCGTGCCCGAGGAGGCGACCGCCACGGGCGGCACGTCGCTGCGCTACGACTCGACGGAAAACCAGTACGTCTTCAACTGGCAGACGCAGCGGGACTGGGGCAACCACTGCTACCGTCTGCTGCTAAACCTGGACGACGGCAAGACGCACTCGGCCGACTTCCGGCTGAGGTAG
- a CDS encoding phosphopantothenoylcysteine decarboxylase: MPLRGKRVLVTSGPTRAPLDAVRYITNKSSGRLGSLIAEMAVQAGASVTFVYGRGSQLPQIRARGRDHLRLVPIETVDDLVNVFRDELPSGYDAVVHPMAVLDFAPAQAHRDKVASEEEWVVRLVPTPKAIRLVKEISPRTFLVGFKLEVGKTPEDLVASVREWKRKNDCDVVVANDLREIESGVHRGYFIGPEGELLRIAEGKEEIARAVIEILDRA; the protein is encoded by the coding sequence GTGCCGCTTCGGGGAAAGCGCGTCCTCGTCACCTCCGGCCCCACGCGGGCGCCTCTGGATGCCGTCCGCTACATCACCAACAAGTCCAGCGGGCGGCTCGGATCGTTGATCGCGGAGATGGCTGTACAGGCGGGGGCGTCGGTCACCTTCGTCTACGGGCGCGGCTCCCAGTTGCCGCAGATCCGCGCCCGGGGGCGGGACCACCTGCGGCTGGTGCCCATCGAGACCGTCGACGACCTCGTCAACGTGTTCCGCGACGAACTGCCGTCCGGTTACGACGCGGTCGTCCATCCGATGGCGGTGCTGGACTTCGCTCCCGCTCAGGCCCACCGCGACAAGGTCGCCTCCGAGGAGGAGTGGGTCGTGCGCCTGGTACCCACGCCCAAGGCGATCCGGCTGGTGAAGGAGATCAGCCCGCGCACGTTTCTCGTGGGGTTCAAGCTGGAGGTCGGCAAGACCCCCGAGGACCTGGTGGCCTCGGTGCGGGAGTGGAAGCGGAAGAACGACTGCGACGTCGTCGTCGCCAACGACCTGCGCGAGATCGAAAGCGGGGTGCACCGCGGCTACTTCATCGGGCCGGAGGGGGAGCTGCTGAGGATCGCGGAGGGCAAGGAGGAGATCGCCCGCGCCGTGATCGAGATCCTCGACCGCGCCTGA
- a CDS encoding Hsp20/alpha crystallin family protein gives MLTRWNRWNPFEEINAIQREIGNLFNRFFGSTEAATTRMTHWIPPMEAFYHNNALVLRCFLPGVDPKTVDVSVTDNLLTIKGERKLELEIPRDDYLFSEVAYGTFERTLTLPQALKSDQVAARYYNGVLEITIPVAEGALPRKVNVEVVAPGEKVLAGSTR, from the coding sequence ATGCTGACCCGTTGGAACCGTTGGAATCCCTTCGAGGAGATCAACGCGATCCAGCGTGAGATCGGCAACCTCTTCAACCGGTTCTTCGGGAGCACCGAGGCCGCGACGACCCGGATGACCCACTGGATCCCGCCCATGGAGGCCTTCTACCACAACAACGCGCTCGTGCTCCGTTGCTTCCTGCCGGGCGTGGATCCCAAGACGGTGGACGTCTCGGTCACCGACAACCTGCTGACGATCAAGGGCGAGCGGAAGCTCGAACTGGAGATCCCGCGTGACGATTACCTGTTCAGCGAGGTGGCGTACGGGACGTTCGAGCGGACGTTGACCCTGCCGCAGGCGCTGAAGAGCGACCAGGTTGCCGCACGGTACTACAACGGCGTCCTGGAGATCACGATCCCGGTGGCCGAGGGCGCGCTGCCGAGGAAGGTGAACGTCGAGGTCGTCGCGCCTGGCGAGAAGGTCCTCGCCGGGTCAACCCGGTAA
- a CDS encoding S8 family serine peptidase codes for MGTNSRTAVVFVAAALAISACGGSGAVPSPAPRSVACIDLAADASVRQGARSAVRPLPMRQLPAGPAEIPGEYVVKFPAGVHGSARRLAVTLAGASVVTEHPALGVVVARVPAPSEAEVLARLRAAAGVAYVEHSLRAYVLRTPNDPRFPDQWNLGMATICMPAAWEITTGSPAVKVAVVDTGIAAHPDVLAISYEDGKDYIDGDDDPADPGYPDDGFSHGTAVGSVIGAETDNGRGMAGVTWGTLGVRLVIVRALDSNTGEGRFVDVAAGIVWAADRGARVINLSLGGAPGADCPQVIREAVDYAVGTKGAVVVAAAGNDGKAVSCPANLPDVIAVAATDRNNRVTSYSNRGPQVDVAAPGGDGFGSDCSHGIIVASPSKLVTETYWCANGTSFAAPHVSGVIALMIANGITGPDTIRRKLAQTALDIEEPGRDDKSGWGLVQADRAVTP; via the coding sequence GTGGGAACGAACTCTCGCACGGCGGTCGTGTTCGTTGCGGCCGCCTTGGCGATCTCGGCGTGCGGAGGCAGCGGGGCGGTCCCGTCCCCGGCGCCGCGATCCGTGGCATGCATCGATCTCGCCGCGGATGCGTCCGTCCGACAGGGCGCCCGGTCGGCCGTCCGTCCGCTGCCGATGCGCCAGCTCCCCGCCGGACCGGCCGAGATCCCCGGCGAATACGTCGTGAAGTTCCCCGCAGGAGTACACGGCTCGGCGAGGCGGCTTGCCGTGACCCTGGCGGGCGCTTCGGTGGTCACGGAGCACCCCGCACTCGGGGTGGTCGTCGCTCGCGTCCCAGCACCCTCGGAAGCCGAAGTGCTCGCCCGCCTGCGCGCCGCCGCAGGCGTCGCGTACGTCGAGCACAGCCTGCGCGCCTACGTCCTCCGCACGCCGAACGACCCGCGGTTCCCCGACCAGTGGAACCTTGGCATGGCCACAATTTGTATGCCGGCGGCCTGGGAGATCACCACCGGTAGCCCGGCGGTGAAAGTGGCCGTCGTCGACACCGGGATCGCCGCGCATCCGGACGTCCTGGCGATCTCCTACGAAGACGGCAAAGACTACATCGACGGCGACGACGACCCCGCGGATCCGGGCTATCCGGACGACGGGTTCAGCCACGGAACCGCGGTCGGCAGCGTCATCGGGGCGGAGACGGACAACGGTCGCGGCATGGCCGGCGTGACGTGGGGTACGTTGGGCGTGCGCCTGGTCATCGTGCGCGCGCTGGACAGCAACACCGGCGAGGGGCGCTTCGTCGACGTGGCGGCTGGCATCGTGTGGGCCGCCGACCGGGGAGCCAGGGTGATCAACCTCAGCCTCGGGGGTGCGCCCGGAGCCGACTGCCCGCAGGTCATCAGGGAGGCCGTGGACTACGCGGTCGGCACGAAGGGCGCTGTGGTTGTCGCCGCCGCGGGCAACGACGGCAAAGCGGTCAGTTGCCCCGCCAACCTGCCCGACGTGATCGCGGTCGCGGCCACCGACAGGAACAACCGGGTCACCTCGTACTCCAACCGCGGCCCCCAAGTGGACGTGGCCGCGCCCGGCGGCGACGGGTTCGGGTCGGACTGCTCCCACGGGATCATCGTCGCGAGCCCTTCCAAGCTGGTGACAGAGACGTACTGGTGCGCGAACGGCACGTCGTTCGCCGCTCCGCACGTCTCCGGCGTGATCGCCCTCATGATCGCCAACGGCATCACAGGCCCCGACACAATCAGGCGGAAGCTCGCACAGACGGCTTTGGACATCGAAGAGCCCGGACGTGACGACAAGAGCGGGTGGGGCCTCGTCCAGGCCGACCGCGCCGTCACCCCCTGA